The Saprospiraceae bacterium genome includes a window with the following:
- a CDS encoding DUF2892 domain-containing protein: MVKNMGITDKRIRMIVALLIAILFYFNIITGTLAYILVGLGIIFALTSFISFCPLYTLVGMNTKGK, from the coding sequence ATGGTAAAAAATATGGGTATCACAGACAAACGTATCAGAATGATTGTCGCACTGCTAATTGCTATTTTGTTTTATTTTAATATCATTACAGGAACGTTAGCTTATATTTTAGTTGGACTGGGAATTATATTTGCATTGACCAGTTTTATAAGTTTCTGCCCTTTATATACATTAGTGGGAATGAACACAAAAGGTAAATAA
- a CDS encoding PQQ-dependent sugar dehydrogenase: MKFKYFTLLLFLPFLLTGQDFQLIPVAQGFIRPVDISHAGDERLFITEKDGTIAILYENGTKSATPFLDIKNRVNALANERGLLGLAFHPDYKNNGYFYVHYTNNSGNSTISRFKVSENNTEMADPTSELILMVVNQPFNNHNAGDLNFGPDGYLYIGMGDGGSGGDPGNRSQNPKDRLGKILRIDVDSDVLPFGIPADNPFVNNADTLQEIWSLGWRNPWRFSFDRLTGDMWVGDVGQSKWEEVNMEKAGNGGQNYGWRCYEGMEVFNSAGCGPIGKYVFPVHVYPNRFDVGCSLTGGYVYRGTQNPTFYGKYIFTDFCTGIFWTLSNQNDGWVHEELADLDNQDYSSFGEDMHGELYVAGLASGRIFRISDGVCSGFMEREIMINVTQPTCPGECNASILIEGDTTGLLVNGQSSFVITGLCSGKYEVAFSDSNTCVRVLEVEVPETDTEIIQIQVDNDTLIAAGSILSSYIWFLNGQVAGVTSVPVFVPSSSGSYYTVGLSAAGCQVVSDTLDFILSKTNEIVFKNKLIILGNPVLEMKLKWQDAENLNNSYLILDINGTLIRRFGLEKNQDGIYEYPVEFLPTGAYILVGGSNVAKFIVGQP, from the coding sequence ATGAAATTCAAATATTTTACTCTTTTATTATTCCTTCCTTTTCTGCTAACAGGACAGGACTTTCAGTTAATTCCGGTTGCACAGGGATTTATCAGGCCTGTTGACATTAGTCATGCTGGAGACGAACGACTTTTTATTACTGAAAAGGATGGCACCATTGCTATATTATACGAGAATGGAACCAAGTCTGCAACGCCATTTCTGGATATAAAGAATCGGGTCAATGCATTAGCCAATGAAAGAGGATTATTAGGCCTTGCATTTCATCCGGACTACAAAAATAATGGTTATTTTTATGTTCACTATACCAATAATTCGGGCAATTCGACTATTTCCAGATTTAAGGTTTCAGAGAACAATACCGAAATGGCTGATCCAACTTCAGAATTAATTCTGATGGTAGTAAACCAACCGTTTAATAATCACAATGCGGGGGATTTGAATTTTGGTCCGGACGGATATTTGTATATTGGTATGGGGGACGGAGGAAGTGGAGGAGACCCCGGCAACCGATCACAGAATCCTAAAGATCGGCTTGGGAAAATACTCAGAATAGATGTAGATAGTGATGTGTTGCCTTTTGGCATACCAGCCGACAATCCTTTCGTAAATAACGCGGATACTTTACAAGAGATATGGTCGCTGGGATGGAGAAACCCCTGGAGATTTAGTTTTGACAGATTGACAGGAGATATGTGGGTAGGAGATGTCGGACAGAGTAAATGGGAGGAAGTTAATATGGAAAAAGCCGGAAATGGCGGTCAAAATTATGGGTGGAGATGTTATGAAGGGATGGAAGTATTTAATTCTGCCGGTTGCGGGCCGATCGGGAAATATGTATTTCCGGTCCATGTTTATCCCAACAGATTTGATGTAGGATGTTCATTGACAGGTGGTTATGTTTACAGAGGAACACAAAATCCAACTTTTTACGGAAAATACATTTTCACAGATTTTTGTACCGGGATTTTCTGGACACTCAGCAATCAAAATGATGGATGGGTTCATGAAGAATTGGCCGATTTGGATAATCAGGATTATTCCAGTTTTGGAGAAGATATGCATGGTGAGTTGTACGTAGCAGGGCTGGCAAGTGGTAGAATTTTCAGAATTTCTGATGGTGTTTGTTCAGGTTTTATGGAAAGAGAAATTATGATAAATGTTACTCAACCTACATGTCCTGGAGAATGTAACGCATCCATTCTGATAGAAGGAGATACAACAGGATTGTTAGTTAATGGTCAAAGTTCATTTGTAATCACCGGATTATGCTCGGGAAAATATGAAGTTGCATTTAGTGATTCAAATACTTGTGTCAGAGTCTTGGAAGTGGAAGTACCTGAAACGGATACTGAAATTATTCAGATTCAGGTTGACAATGATACATTGATTGCTGCCGGAAGTATATTGAGTAGTTATATCTGGTTTTTAAACGGACAGGTTGCCGGCGTTACGTCTGTACCGGTTTTTGTACCTTCTTCAAGTGGGAGTTATTATACTGTCGGATTAAGTGCTGCAGGATGTCAGGTAGTTTCTGATACATTGGATTTTATCCTTTCCAAAACAAATGAGATCGTATTCAAAAATAAATTAATCATATTGGGCAATCCGGTTTTAGAAATGAAATTGAAATGGCAGGATGCAGAAAATTTAAACAATTCTTATCTTATTCTGGATATCAATGGTACTCTGATTCGGCGTTTTGGACTTGAAAAAAATCAGGATGGAATATATGAATATCCGGTAGAATTTTTACCAACGGGTGCATACATATTGGTAGGTGGCTCCAATGTTGCAAAGTTTATAGTGGGACAACCATGA
- a CDS encoding RagB/SusD family nutrient uptake outer membrane protein, translated as MKNIKFLSTLLIISAGLFYSSCSKEEYLNPSQATEPSVVKDVNGLIALANGLQRSYSVSRLSPIYSTITASGLSTNELIVLNAGNTDEANLEAGKGNVQGNNAVVSRLWEQSHIIKANADLILRNLSIVGDESLRNGILCYANLYKGLALLQLGTYWEQAPIGIGKNAEFSARTAVLNEAIKLFEQGRDAANSGKLTIDGRFQTGINFSSAFSAMAARTYLMLGNNDKALEEANKVNLTSKSEFSYDDIARNPIFEVSYSNVNVCEPKDADLGLSGALKPDENDGRILFYLKSKVFTTTANEGKGFFTSFSSKIPLYLPGEIMLIKAEAFARKNDLNNAITELNKVLTKTDDGFGVNAALPAYSGSMSQNAILEAIYKNRCIELYNSGLKLEDSRRFGRPGPLDANAERTRNFYPYPNSERDNNTSTPSDPDI; from the coding sequence ATGAAAAATATAAAATTTTTATCAACTCTGTTAATTATATCAGCAGGTTTATTTTATTCATCATGCTCAAAGGAAGAATACCTGAATCCAAGTCAGGCTACTGAACCCTCTGTTGTGAAAGATGTAAATGGTTTGATTGCTTTGGCAAACGGACTGCAAAGGAGTTATTCTGTAAGCAGATTATCTCCCATCTATTCTACCATTACTGCAAGTGGATTAAGTACAAATGAGCTGATTGTCCTCAATGCCGGCAATACGGATGAAGCAAATCTTGAAGCCGGTAAAGGCAACGTTCAGGGAAATAATGCGGTAGTCTCAAGATTGTGGGAACAATCACATATCATCAAAGCCAATGCAGATCTGATACTACGCAATCTGAGTATTGTAGGTGATGAAAGTCTCAGAAATGGTATTTTGTGTTATGCAAATCTTTACAAAGGTTTGGCATTATTACAATTGGGTACTTATTGGGAACAGGCACCTATAGGAATCGGAAAAAATGCAGAGTTTTCAGCCAGAACAGCAGTTCTGAACGAAGCTATCAAGCTCTTTGAACAAGGAAGAGATGCAGCAAATAGCGGAAAACTTACCATTGACGGAAGATTTCAGACAGGTATTAATTTTTCTTCTGCATTTTCGGCAATGGCTGCCAGAACATATTTAATGTTAGGTAATAATGACAAAGCCTTAGAAGAAGCAAATAAAGTAAACCTGACATCTAAAAGTGAATTTTCTTATGACGATATTGCCAGAAATCCTATTTTCGAAGTGTCTTACAGCAATGTAAATGTGTGCGAACCGAAAGATGCAGATCTGGGATTGAGTGGTGCATTGAAGCCTGATGAAAATGATGGAAGGATTCTCTTTTATCTGAAATCTAAAGTATTTACAACCACCGCCAATGAAGGGAAAGGCTTTTTTACCAGTTTCAGTTCAAAAATTCCTTTATACCTTCCGGGAGAAATCATGTTGATTAAAGCAGAAGCATTTGCAAGAAAAAATGACCTGAATAATGCCATTACAGAATTGAATAAAGTCCTCACTAAAACAGACGACGGTTTTGGGGTGAATGCAGCACTTCCGGCATACAGTGGTTCAATGAGTCAAAATGCAATATTGGAGGCGATTTACAAAAACAGATGTATCGAACTGTATAATTCAGGTTTGAAACTGGAAGACAGCAGAAGATTTGGAAGACCAGGTCCGCTGGATGCAAATGCTGAACGCACCAGAAACTTTTATCCTTATCCAAATTCAGAAAGAGATAACAATACGAGCACACCATCTGATCCTGATATTTAA
- a CDS encoding SusC/RagA family TonB-linked outer membrane protein — translation MFKKNFFLKCVVTVLFTFAGTIFLQAQASFTLKGTVTDNNDEALIGVNIALGGTSLGTITDINGMYELKGNLPEGTYKLTFSYIGYASKTENVVISGTKRDYELNSTLFPDALGLDEVVVTGSSLTASRRQLGNAITSINGSDIEKSGSSNAITSLQGRVAGARITQTSGDPAGAMNINLRGVNSIQGGSDPLYVIDGVIVSNSATPVTQAGVPAGEAAIGTPRMADINPNDIESINVINGAAAAAIYGSRASNGVVLITTKRGVAGKPKITVGTSLNVNQIRQKVFISTYGKQFGFAALRLGNISNVSAAQISQNPGTTTTTVIRDGATFNLANNLVDVTRYDYQDNIFRTGIGTDNFVNVSGGSEKTKYYAGASFMNNQGIIENTDFSRVALRLNLDQILTSWASVSVGVNAINSKAKELPNGNVFFSPINGINITNNIWNAAEKDANDNLKAVEPTRINPLSAVQTFDFNQNVNRTISNAKLSLFPIEGLKIDIIGGLDAFSQVGSQFIPVYPYANVNIAYYANGFAATTTNNSLLYNTDFNISYNKEFDKFSSSTIAGYGYQNSRVDLLTSSGENIAPGITSVNGSANRLTSYGQNRFWIDGYFLQQTVGYNNQLFVTLAGRVDNSSIFSPSQRNQFYSKASLSYVVSESNFWKNSSLANSWNSLKLRGSFGEAGGVAALGAYDRFNLISSVNYLGKNTYIPSAQIASENVAPERTREIEVGADMSFFNNKVNLGFTYYNQDVFDLIVSRQLAASQGGTSGLDNVGQINNKGIELTLNYNPVRTKDFEWNLYGVYSRNRNQVVELGSPIAAINNVAGAPVFLVKGQPVGVFYGTYFSRDADGNTIKNEWGLEQTEKGTIAPYKEGDNIPAGSYVVGAELFTPVRNAAGLPSGSALRNIIGDPNPDFTMSLGTNLRYKRLNFGFLLDGVYGADVFNADRRTRQGVGIGDISEKEIKGELPRGYILSIYPVEEWRIESGSFTKLREVSLGYTFPNSLVKGVSDLSLTVIGRNLISFDNYDGYDPETNAGGVSDRLRGIDFGNVPIPRTIQFALRASF, via the coding sequence ATGTTTAAAAAAAACTTTTTTCTGAAATGTGTAGTGACTGTACTTTTTACATTCGCAGGCACCATTTTCCTACAGGCACAGGCATCCTTTACTTTAAAGGGCACCGTTACAGACAACAATGATGAAGCTCTGATAGGAGTGAACATTGCACTCGGAGGAACGTCACTCGGTACAATTACAGACATTAACGGCATGTACGAATTAAAAGGCAACCTGCCGGAAGGTACTTACAAGCTGACATTCTCTTACATCGGGTATGCATCCAAGACCGAAAATGTTGTGATTTCAGGAACCAAAAGAGATTATGAATTGAATAGTACTTTGTTTCCGGATGCTCTGGGTCTTGACGAAGTAGTAGTTACGGGATCTTCACTGACAGCAAGCAGAAGACAACTTGGAAATGCCATAACATCCATTAATGGTTCGGACATTGAAAAATCCGGTTCTTCCAATGCTATTACATCGTTACAGGGGCGGGTAGCAGGAGCCAGAATTACGCAGACTTCAGGTGATCCTGCCGGAGCAATGAATATCAATCTCAGAGGGGTCAATTCCATTCAGGGTGGGTCTGATCCTCTTTATGTCATTGATGGAGTAATAGTAAGTAACAGTGCAACACCTGTTACGCAAGCAGGAGTTCCTGCCGGTGAAGCGGCCATAGGTACTCCCAGGATGGCTGATATAAATCCAAATGATATTGAGAGTATTAATGTCATCAACGGTGCTGCCGCTGCTGCAATATATGGTTCAAGAGCATCTAATGGTGTCGTCCTGATCACAACCAAAAGAGGAGTAGCCGGAAAACCCAAAATAACTGTTGGTACAAGTCTGAATGTTAACCAGATCAGACAAAAGGTATTTATTTCCACATATGGCAAACAGTTTGGATTTGCTGCACTGAGACTTGGGAATATTTCAAATGTATCGGCTGCTCAAATTTCTCAAAATCCCGGCACCACCACTACAACTGTCATTCGTGACGGCGCTACTTTTAATCTGGCAAATAATCTGGTAGATGTCACCCGTTATGATTATCAGGATAATATTTTCAGAACCGGAATCGGTACGGACAATTTTGTAAACGTGAGTGGCGGATCTGAAAAAACCAAATATTATGCCGGAGCATCTTTTATGAATAATCAGGGAATCATTGAAAATACAGACTTTTCAAGAGTAGCTTTGAGATTAAACCTTGATCAGATACTCACATCATGGGCGTCCGTTTCAGTAGGAGTAAACGCCATCAACAGTAAAGCAAAAGAATTACCCAATGGAAATGTATTTTTTAGCCCAATAAATGGTATAAATATTACCAATAATATCTGGAATGCTGCCGAAAAAGATGCCAACGATAATCTTAAAGCGGTGGAACCTACCAGAATCAACCCACTTTCTGCGGTGCAGACTTTTGATTTTAATCAGAATGTAAACAGAACGATCAGTAATGCAAAATTGTCACTTTTCCCTATCGAAGGTTTGAAAATTGATATCATCGGAGGATTGGATGCATTTTCACAGGTAGGATCTCAATTTATACCTGTTTATCCGTATGCAAATGTCAATATCGCATATTATGCGAATGGATTTGCTGCCACAACTACTAATAACTCTTTACTTTATAATACGGATTTTAATATTTCATATAATAAAGAATTTGATAAATTTTCTTCCAGCACTATCGCAGGATACGGTTATCAGAATTCCAGAGTGGATCTTTTGACTTCATCAGGTGAAAATATAGCTCCCGGAATCACTTCTGTCAATGGCTCTGCCAATAGATTGACATCATATGGTCAAAACAGATTCTGGATAGACGGTTACTTCCTTCAACAGACTGTGGGATACAATAACCAATTGTTTGTAACCTTAGCGGGTAGGGTCGATAATTCTTCTATCTTCAGCCCAAGTCAGCGTAATCAGTTTTACAGTAAAGCCAGTCTCAGTTATGTAGTTTCTGAAAGTAATTTCTGGAAAAACAGTTCCTTAGCCAATAGCTGGAATTCTCTGAAACTAAGAGGATCTTTTGGTGAAGCAGGAGGAGTAGCAGCGTTGGGTGCATATGATCGATTTAATCTGATCAGTTCTGTCAATTATCTTGGCAAAAACACTTACATTCCAAGTGCTCAGATAGCATCTGAAAATGTAGCTCCGGAAAGAACCAGAGAAATTGAAGTAGGCGCAGATATGAGTTTTTTCAACAATAAAGTGAATCTGGGTTTTACATACTATAATCAGGATGTATTTGACCTGATTGTCAGTCGTCAGCTTGCTGCATCACAAGGTGGTACCAGTGGTTTGGATAACGTGGGGCAAATTAATAATAAAGGTATCGAACTTACTTTAAATTATAATCCTGTCAGAACAAAAGATTTTGAATGGAATCTGTATGGTGTCTATAGCCGAAACAGAAATCAGGTGGTAGAATTAGGCTCGCCGATTGCTGCCATAAACAATGTGGCTGGCGCACCTGTGTTTTTGGTAAAGGGTCAACCTGTGGGTGTATTTTATGGAACTTACTTTTCAAGAGATGCTGATGGCAATACCATTAAAAACGAATGGGGTCTTGAGCAGACTGAAAAAGGTACCATTGCACCTTACAAAGAAGGTGATAATATTCCTGCCGGAAGTTATGTTGTGGGGGCTGAACTATTTACACCTGTCAGAAATGCAGCGGGTTTGCCGTCCGGAAGTGCATTGCGAAATATAATCGGAGATCCAAATCCTGATTTTACAATGTCATTGGGTACCAATCTCCGCTATAAAAGATTAAACTTTGGTTTTCTGTTAGATGGTGTTTATGGTGCGGATGTATTTAATGCGGACAGAAGAACCAGACAAGGAGTTGGTATCGGTGATATTTCTGAAAAAGAAATCAAAGGAGAATTGCCCAGAGGATATATTCTTTCTATCTACCCTGTCGAAGAGTGGAGAATAGAAAGCGGGTCCTTTACCAAACTTAGAGAAGTTTCATTAGGGTATACGTTTCCGAATAGCTTAGTTAAAGGAGTTTCTGATTTAAGTCTTACAGTCATAGGAAGAAATCTGATTTCTTTTGACAATTATGACGGTTATGACCCGGAGACAAATGCAGGTGGTGTTTCAGACAGATTGAGAGGAATTGATTTTGGTAATGTTCCGATTCCAAGGACTATTCAATTTGCTTTGAGAGCAAGTTTCTAA
- a CDS encoding DUF1343 domain-containing protein has protein sequence MDYNQLLKQDLFQQSKNIVLFCNHTAFDFKRKKYLFDILIELHKLKVILAPEHGLFATQQDQVDISDSWYKGIPSVSIYNKGLGKLTADHSILKDSDAIIADIADVGVRYYTYIFHLFSLLEMASDSFFRGTFFIIDRTNPLGAKVEGTVIKEEYTSILGPSGLPHRHGMSTGQLCDWYILRKKLSVKVVKIKTKDTYPSYFIPPSPNLPSLSSLIVYPGQCFWEATSLSEGRGTTRPFELFGHPEISLTMCQKIANHFNRRFNKLALLRPTEFIPVYHKHTNVLCQGWQLFVENTHHYHTVFGTLYIMYLLRNENVIKEFWLSGPYEYGSDHTAAELLIGDDDLIAYVNEEVPEKEIEEKFFSNQLYFSKIS, from the coding sequence ATGGATTATAATCAATTGCTGAAACAAGATCTCTTTCAACAATCAAAAAATATTGTGCTTTTTTGCAATCATACAGCTTTTGATTTCAAAAGGAAAAAATATCTGTTTGATATTCTAATTGAGCTCCATAAACTCAAAGTCATACTTGCTCCTGAACACGGACTCTTTGCTACCCAACAGGACCAGGTAGATATCAGTGACAGTTGGTATAAAGGAATACCGTCTGTATCGATTTATAATAAAGGTCTTGGAAAATTGACGGCAGATCATTCTATTTTGAAAGATTCGGATGCAATTATTGCAGATATAGCTGATGTAGGTGTCCGTTATTATACATATATATTCCATTTGTTCAGTCTTTTGGAGATGGCATCTGATTCATTTTTTCGAGGGACATTTTTTATCATTGACAGAACCAATCCATTGGGTGCAAAAGTGGAAGGCACTGTAATAAAGGAAGAATATACTTCTATTTTAGGTCCTTCGGGATTGCCGCACCGACATGGAATGAGTACAGGTCAACTTTGTGATTGGTATATTTTAAGAAAAAAACTTTCTGTCAAAGTGGTTAAAATAAAAACTAAAGATACATATCCTTCATATTTTATCCCACCTTCTCCCAATCTGCCCTCTTTGTCATCTTTAATAGTCTATCCGGGACAGTGTTTTTGGGAAGCTACAAGTCTTAGTGAAGGTCGAGGAACAACAAGGCCTTTTGAGTTATTTGGACACCCTGAGATTTCATTAACGATGTGTCAAAAAATTGCAAATCACTTCAACAGAAGATTCAACAAACTTGCATTGTTGCGCCCCACTGAATTTATTCCGGTATATCACAAGCATACAAATGTATTATGCCAAGGCTGGCAACTATTTGTTGAAAACACACATCATTATCACACTGTGTTTGGTACATTATATATCATGTATCTGTTAAGAAATGAAAATGTAATAAAAGAATTCTGGCTATCCGGACCATATGAATACGGTTCGGATCACACTGCTGCTGAACTTCTGATCGGAGACGATGACCTGATTGCCTATGTCAACGAAGAAGTTCCCGAAAAAGAAATCGAAGAAAAATTTTTCAGCAATCAGCTTTATTTTAGTAAAATTTCATAA
- a CDS encoding endonuclease: MRRLIILLGINIFCQFIIGQTLVINELDCDTPGIDDKEFVELRSEFPDFPLDGYVLVFFNGSAAGANTSYLTLPLDGYKTDINGIFLIGSTGVSPFPQYIIPPNVIQNGADAVALYRGTAEDFPEGTLAIADQNLIDVLIYGTNDPIATGLIEIFRPFKSDITQINEGNANNSNSIQRNNDGTYTSKTPTPRKPNDGSGIILNGILIHVSGYIFNEGDSFEITFTTEQKVDEDLQIDFTLTNGTFNTSDYSGLTNLVIPKDSTTVSTLITLISDEINDGDELMIISLGSLPVQYLKLNNELIIRVVDNDFRVADFGTPINPTYGKVNGTQPEEYYSSLNGKKVTELRNVLQSIIANPEIVRAQTYNDVIDVLKEADQNPENSNQVWLVYLEKGLAKLDFQLTSDNLNTWNREHTWPRSRGGFNSIEADETIDGPDIFWMTNADSTRHANSDVHAIRAADGPENSKRGNQFYGEYNGPAGTLGGFKGDVARGIFYLDIRYNGLEVVNGFPESQIGKFGDLATLLEWHRNDPPDDFEMNRNNVVYQWQKNRNPFIDNPQLAEYLWGNKIGEVWQNTSSAIEISKPAFRIYPNPANNNISIEGVPSSRNVEIYSLQGERLLQKQFEMDMTFDLNLKAGLYLVKISTNTTSSIHKLIVE; the protein is encoded by the coding sequence ATGCGAAGGTTAATTATTTTATTGGGTATCAATATCTTTTGTCAATTCATTATTGGACAGACTTTAGTCATTAATGAATTGGACTGTGATACGCCGGGCATTGATGATAAAGAATTTGTTGAGCTCAGATCAGAATTTCCGGATTTTCCTTTGGATGGATATGTATTGGTTTTTTTTAACGGATCAGCTGCCGGAGCCAATACCAGTTATCTTACATTACCATTAGACGGGTATAAAACGGATATAAATGGTATTTTTTTAATAGGAAGTACCGGAGTCTCTCCATTCCCTCAATATATTATCCCCCCAAATGTCATCCAGAATGGGGCTGACGCAGTCGCTTTGTACAGGGGTACTGCCGAAGATTTTCCGGAAGGTACATTAGCAATTGCAGATCAAAATCTGATAGATGTATTGATTTATGGCACAAATGATCCTATCGCCACCGGATTAATAGAAATCTTCAGACCTTTCAAATCGGACATCACTCAGATCAATGAAGGCAATGCTAACAATTCCAACTCCATTCAACGAAACAATGATGGGACATATACTTCAAAAACACCCACTCCCCGTAAACCAAATGACGGTAGTGGAATCATTCTGAACGGAATATTGATCCATGTTTCTGGCTATATTTTCAATGAAGGTGACAGCTTTGAGATAACTTTCACTACAGAACAAAAGGTGGATGAAGATCTTCAAATTGATTTTACACTTACAAATGGAACTTTCAACACTTCGGATTATTCAGGTTTGACAAATTTGGTTATTCCAAAAGATTCTACCACGGTTTCTACTCTGATTACACTTATAAGTGATGAAATAAATGACGGAGATGAGTTAATGATTATCAGTTTGGGATCGTTGCCGGTGCAATATTTAAAGCTCAATAATGAATTGATAATCAGAGTGGTCGATAATGATTTTAGGGTAGCTGATTTCGGAACGCCCATAAATCCTACCTATGGAAAAGTAAATGGAACTCAACCGGAAGAATATTATAGCAGTCTGAATGGCAAGAAAGTAACTGAATTGCGAAATGTTTTGCAGTCCATCATTGCAAATCCTGAAATTGTGAGAGCTCAGACATACAATGATGTCATCGACGTATTGAAAGAAGCCGATCAGAATCCTGAAAACAGCAATCAGGTCTGGTTGGTTTATCTCGAAAAGGGACTTGCTAAACTTGATTTTCAGTTAACATCTGACAATTTGAATACATGGAACAGGGAACACACCTGGCCAAGATCCAGAGGTGGATTTAACAGCATTGAAGCAGATGAAACCATTGATGGACCTGATATTTTTTGGATGACAAATGCAGATTCCACACGTCATGCCAACTCTGATGTTCATGCTATCCGGGCGGCTGATGGTCCTGAAAACAGTAAAAGGGGAAATCAGTTTTATGGAGAATATAATGGTCCGGCAGGCACACTCGGTGGCTTTAAGGGAGATGTAGCCCGCGGAATATTTTATCTCGACATAAGGTATAACGGACTTGAAGTCGTCAATGGTTTTCCCGAAAGTCAGATTGGAAAATTTGGGGATTTAGCTACTTTGCTTGAATGGCATAGAAATGATCCGCCTGATGATTTTGAAATGAATAGAAATAATGTGGTATATCAGTGGCAAAAGAATCGCAATCCTTTTATTGACAATCCGCAATTGGCTGAATACTTATGGGGGAATAAGATTGGGGAAGTATGGCAAAATACTTCATCTGCAATAGAAATTAGCAAACCTGCTTTCAGGATATACCCGAATCCTGCCAATAATAACATTTCAATAGAAGGTGTCCCTTCATCCAGAAATGTGGAGATATATAGTTTACAGGGTGAACGATTATTGCAGAAACAATTCGAAATGGATATGACATTCGATTTGAATTTAAAAGCCGGACTTTACTTAGTGAAAATCAGCACAAACACAACCTCCTCTATTCATAAACTGATAGTGGAGTAA